The sequence TAGAGGGAAAGacaaactttttcgaaaaacgcgTTTCCGAATATCAAAGACCTGAAATGATGGTTGAcgaatctgaaaaagtttttgacctTTCTgctttattttgatttttccacaCATCTCGTTATCATCATAAACCCCGCCTCTCTGTGCCTGTATTTAAACAACCGTACTTGAACGCTTTTTTCTTGGTTCATTTTGTTATGCTTATCTTTTACTAgtttaccgatttttttttagctatgGGTGATGACGACCGTTGCAAGACGGGAATTCTTATCCGGTGTCTTGGCGATCTTCAAGAAATGGAGGACGGCTACCTTCGCAAAATGGAAGTCATGGAGAAAGAACAGGTGGCTGCCGAAAAACGACTTGTTGAATGCAGGGAAGACGTTGCAAAGTTACGGGCAGAAAACGCACAGTTGGCGACCGATATCGACAATCTCAAGACTGCAACCGAAAACACCGGAAATGCAGAAATTGCCCAGTTACGAACGGAACTGTCCGCCGTGCCCCGCCCTTGTTGCGCGGTTTGTCTCGATTCATACGCCTCCCGCGGTCCAAAAAAACCCAAGGTTTTTTCCTGTCTGCACACTTATTGTGACGCGTGCATCAGGGAAATTTCGAGCCGCCACAATGGTGAAATGAAATGCCCCGAATGCGTTGCGGACGTCCGCATACTGGGAACAAACTTTGGGATAACAAATGCGTTTCGGTCATGAACCACTTGTCACTCTTCACTTGCACTTGGACCACTTGTTAGTTTACTAAAAACTCTCCCCTCCGTAGTCCCAACCAATTTgtatatactttttttcatttttcaatacaacGTTTTTGCACTGTTTACCCGCTAGCTATTTTCCCCACATTTTGATTGTAGTAACCACATTTAATCTTTTTTCCCTCCATTccatttgtcatttttcccGTGAGTATTatatttaatcttttttttttaacaaaatgttaAATCTATTTCCCCCACATTTTTCGATTGTCAGTTTTCCCGCGAGCATTATTGCGTTTATCAGTTTTCCCGTGAGCattatatttaatatttttcccgTTTGTCAGTTTTCCCGTGAGCattatatttaatatttttcccgTTTGTCAGTTTTCCCGTGAGCAATACatttaaccttttttttaccaaaaaaacaataaatatgaGTGTTAAACAAATTGTTATGAGAGATAATACCAAAAAGGCGCaacttgtgaaatttttcacactaTACAAAACCTTAAGCACAGAATTTGTTGCGAAATAAGATATTCGCAGCCACTGTGTAAGATTCGacaaatattgtttttctatGTTGAATACAGATTTGCACTAATTAGTGGGCCCATATGTTTTTCGGTCGTGTTCAAGAGCGGCAGCGTCGCAAAAGAAAAGCCGGAAGACGATCTACCGCGTCACTAATTAATCCCAGAAACACTGACAATGGCTCAACTTAGGCACACCTGTAGCACTAATTAATGGCCACACGTGGTTTTCGGTGAAATTCCTCCATTATTCCAAAACGGGGGACCAACcgagaaatttgcaaaaatgcgCAACTTTACGTCTTTTGCACAACTATTCCCACTATACTACTAACCTTTTTTAGGATTTGCCACCGCCCTCTGAAACATTTGTTAAATTTGTTAtggtttttgtaaatattaaataaaatatttttctaaataattacAAGTTCTTGGTTCAATTTCAGGCTTGGGGGATCTGGAAATGCATGAAGTTTCCTTATTGGTCAagacattgtttttttattttcagagactTAAAATGcctttttttagtgtttttagaatgctacataacttttttttcagaaaaatctaaacGATTTGAGTTATTAAGTGCGTTTTCAGGTAATTCacaaaatcataattttttttgtgctcgCAGAGCTGTAGTTTTGCTGTATCTGATGAAAGAATATGAAGAATTTGGGATCTTAGGCACTGGCTGGAATTTTGTCTGGAGGAGCACTGCGCGATCATATACCTTTTTTTCGGAATACTAGAGAatcatctaaaaaaatttacagaacaATTTTAcacttaaatttaaaattcttagACTACAAGTTTTGATTAGATGTGTAATATAAAAACTGTGCACTAGCTTCTTGGTTactcaaaaagcaaaattcaaaacaaaaatttgtttatttcttaATATACATGAGTTCTATTCGCTAAATAAGTCCTTTTTCCTTTGATTATATGGTATTTGTTTAATGCAATTGTTGTAGCACATTCGAGTTGACGAGTAGAAATTGGCGGAGGCAGTGGGAATTGAACCCAAAACATATGATCATTTTTGATTGTTAGTCGAACTTGTTGCCACTGAGCCATGCCTCCACAGGTAAAGCGCGGTGAGCGAACGGTGCCTGATGAGTGAGGGAAGGGGCCGCGGTGAACGACCGATGCCTCAGTGGTGGAGGAAGGAGCGCGGTGAGTCAAGAAATGGCGAAGGATGGTTGAGTGTTTTGGTGTTTAAGAGTGTGTCGGCCGCGGTGAGTCGCGATGAGCCGCGATGAGCGAAGAGTGACCGGCTGATGAACCGCGGTAAATGGGTGATttatgaaatggaaaaaattcacttgaaaatttcgaacattatcaaaaacttattaGATAATGTAGCagtattttacatttttacgtttttaaaacaaattcgtCATTTGCggccgaaaatttcacaactctttgaattttgaagaacattttcacataaaattttttctgaaaactttttcaaaaaatgttcaacgttatagaaaatcacaattttggcTGTTTGTACAAGTTTAAACATTCATATtacattttca comes from Caenorhabditis elegans chromosome X and encodes:
- the F19G12.1 gene encoding RING-type domain-containing protein (Confirmed by transcript evidence), coding for MGDDDRCKTGILIRCLGDLQEMEDGYLRKMEVMEKEQVAAEKRLVECREDVAKLRAENAQLATDIDNLKTATENTGNAEIAQLRTELSAVPRPCCAVCLDSYASRGPKKPKVFSCLHTYCDACIREISSRHNGEMKCPECVADVRILGTNFGITNAFRS